In Ostrea edulis chromosome 6, xbOstEdul1.1, whole genome shotgun sequence, a single window of DNA contains:
- the LOC125647018 gene encoding 2-hydroxyacylsphingosine 1-beta-galactosyltransferase-like: MEPTRILLFVFLIHSLRKLTVLSYNILVLPRPVYSHVRSVKVMMDILINEYQHNITLLLTDSVAKHPSLKDIRAEIVTYDKDGKFTKNLDELSSKAYENGFNSMGPLSMVPYIQSMAVGFTHSIMTDSEIYNKLEGHYSGIPEFPVFPLLDTTSFFSRLKNVGVRMGLSLVGCFSEYVIYPKDIVHRYVSTTNLDKFYKLANGFSLYLLDQDGILDYPRPVLSNIVPVGGLALSDIVHPLPMEIQRHVDTAHDGFVVATFGSTLKTTLEEFRKKLYQAFKNIPKIHFVLKIGETYFQDKNILQTPWVPQNDLLGNKRVKAFITHCGNSGQYEALYHGVPMVAIPIFGDQVYNADRIVMKSFGVKLDLVAFTSGDLEKSIREVVYNDTYSRKIKLASEMYRSKPQNASQRAAYWVHHVTTYGSVHLRSPSHSLPAYKYLALDVVLFVFLCFLLLLGAVVTGVCVLCRFCCSIQKKF; encoded by the exons ATGGAACCTACAAGAATTCTGTTGTTTGTGTTTTTGATACACTCCTTACGTAAATTGACAGTGCTTTCATACAATATCCTGGTACTTCCAAGACCGGTATACAGTCACGTGAGATCAGTGAAAGTCATGATGGATATCCTTATCAACGAATACCAACACAATATAACGTTGTTACTCACAGACAGTGTCGCCAAACACCCATCTCTGAAGGATATACGGGCAGAAATTGTTACATACGATAAAGATGGGAAATTCACAAAAAATCTCGATGAACTGAGTTCTAAAGCTTATGAAAATGGCTTCAATAGTATGGGACCCTTATCCATGGTTCCTTATATTCAAAGTATGGCGGTAGGATTCACCCACTCAATAATGACggattctgaaatttacaacaaactAGAAGGAC ACTATTCCGGCATTCCGGAATTTCCTGTATTTCCACTTTTAGACACTACTTCATTCTTTTCAAGATTGAAAAATGTTGGTGTCCGCATGGGACTGAGCCTTGTTGGGTGTTTTTCTGAGTATGTGATATATCCAAAGGATATCGTTCATAGGTATGTTTCAACAACCAATTTGGACAAGTTTTACAAATTGGCAAATGGATTTAGTTTGTACTTATTGGACCAAGATGGAATTCTGGATTATCCACGTCCTGTACTTTCAAATATTGTCCCTGTAGGAGGCTTAGCACTGTCGGATATCGTACATCCTCTTCCAATGGAAATTCAACGACATGTAGATACCGCTCATGACGGCTTTGTTGTTGCTACATTTGGGAGTACTCTTAAGACTACACTGGAAGAATTCAGAAAGAAGTTGTATCAAGCTTTTAAGAATATTCCGAAAATTCACTTCGTTTTAAAAATAGGCGAAACATATTTTCAggacaaaaatattttacagaCTCCTTGGGTGCCTCAAAATGATCTCCTTGGAAACAAAAGAGTTAAGGCATTTATCACTCATTGTGGAAACAGTGGTCAATATGAAGCTTTATATCATGGAGTACCTATGGTTGCGATTCCAATATTTGGAGATCAAGTTTACAATGCAGATAGGATTGTAATGAAGTCCTTTGGTGTGAAGCTGGATCTTGTTGCGTTTACTTCCGGTGACTTGGAAAAAAGTATCAGGGAAGTAGTGTACAACGATACGTATtccagaaaaataaaattagccTCCGAGATGTACAGATCAAAACCACAGAACGCTTCACAACGAGCTGCATATTGGGTACACCACGTGACCACCTACGGAAGTGTACATCTGCGGTCTCCATCCCACTCTTTGCCTGCTTATAAATATCTGGCACTGGACGTAGTTCtttttgtatttctttgttttttgttgctATTAGGTGCAGTTGTGACTGGCGTTTGTGTACTCTGCAGATTCTGTTGCAGTattcaaaagaaattttga